A window of Thermosynechococcus sp. NK55a contains these coding sequences:
- a CDS encoding glycosyltransferase gives MTHESPKPTSPPRLVLPWVWGLFVFSLLFLLGVLLATVWQPTLFPIDLVNPDQLRPLPDLLQMPSDQMSRWWPVMVAGMVAIALNFIPSNNVTRLIMRLIVILFGCRYLVWRGWVTLNDAHWLSFGASVGFYGLELLYFLTYVLYFYQTAWLTTAWRSRQANHYQQAVLSGEYCPSVDVFIPTYNEAPYILQRTIIGCQAMNYRNKTIYVLDDGRRPEIADLCEQLGVNYLTRPTNEHRKAGNLNHALKHTRGELIVVFDADFIPFQNFLTRTVGFFQDDQVSMVQTPQHFFNPDYYSRNLGIEFMMPGDMEYFFGFIQPGRDFGNAIICCGTSYVVRRRDLEAIGGYYTRCVVEDFQTGTKMQIAGYRLIYLNEILSMGESPRNFQDYLEQRLRWLQGNMQIYFCGDDLPIWSKLSWFQRSCHLSLLLYNINPFIRTCFLIGPFLSLMTGISLTVATLSEYLFYALPYTLLMIATFSWATEGRYFSIWGEVHEVTFAFPGMVQLIKILRNPFGKIGSIVTNKGTVSNRKCLNLRFTWPLVVFVVAVGVGIFIRYGGYWLHIWPPMEYERSGLELMLAWTIYNAFIALIAVLSAIDQPTRRQSDRFPVCTVCRFQLGNQTYWGYTRDLSETGAALLLTAGRFVEDQGNQVGTLTFLEQDFSVTAAVVRSRAEDEKCCIYLRFLEVGDEAQRGLVQLLYGGLTWWHKPKAPNGLDAFWPMLIRLFDFRSLFSLYSNN, from the coding sequence ATGACCCATGAGTCACCCAAGCCCACTTCACCCCCACGGCTGGTTTTACCGTGGGTCTGGGGTTTATTTGTTTTTAGCCTGCTATTTCTGCTGGGCGTATTGTTGGCAACAGTCTGGCAACCGACACTCTTTCCCATCGATTTGGTCAATCCAGATCAATTGCGACCTCTACCGGACCTCTTGCAAATGCCTTCGGATCAGATGAGTAGGTGGTGGCCGGTCATGGTTGCGGGAATGGTGGCGATCGCCCTCAATTTTATTCCCAGCAATAATGTCACCCGCCTCATTATGCGCCTCATTGTCATTCTCTTTGGCTGTCGCTATCTGGTGTGGCGTGGCTGGGTGACGCTGAATGATGCCCACTGGTTGAGTTTTGGAGCAAGTGTCGGTTTCTACGGTCTTGAGCTACTGTACTTTTTGACCTATGTGCTCTACTTTTATCAAACGGCATGGCTGACAACTGCCTGGCGATCGCGCCAGGCCAATCACTACCAGCAGGCGGTTCTTAGTGGTGAATACTGCCCCAGTGTCGATGTTTTCATTCCCACCTACAATGAAGCCCCCTACATTTTGCAGCGAACTATTATTGGCTGCCAGGCAATGAATTACAGAAACAAAACCATCTATGTCCTTGACGATGGCCGTCGTCCGGAAATTGCCGATCTCTGTGAGCAGCTAGGGGTCAACTATCTCACTCGCCCCACCAATGAACACCGCAAAGCAGGGAATCTTAACCATGCCCTGAAACACACCCGCGGCGAACTGATTGTTGTTTTTGATGCCGACTTTATTCCCTTTCAGAACTTCCTGACTCGCACAGTGGGCTTTTTTCAGGATGATCAGGTGTCCATGGTGCAAACCCCCCAGCACTTTTTTAACCCTGACTATTACTCCCGAAACCTTGGCATTGAGTTTATGATGCCCGGGGATATGGAGTACTTTTTTGGGTTTATTCAGCCGGGACGGGACTTCGGCAACGCTATTATTTGCTGCGGTACCTCCTATGTCGTTCGCCGCCGTGACCTAGAAGCCATCGGTGGATACTATACCCGCTGTGTGGTGGAAGATTTCCAAACAGGGACAAAGATGCAGATTGCTGGTTACCGTTTGATCTATCTCAATGAAATTCTCAGTATGGGGGAATCTCCCCGCAATTTTCAGGATTATTTAGAGCAACGGCTGCGCTGGCTCCAAGGGAATATGCAAATCTATTTCTGTGGCGATGATCTTCCCATCTGGTCAAAGCTCTCTTGGTTTCAGCGCAGTTGTCACCTATCGCTGCTGCTGTACAACATCAATCCCTTTATCCGCACCTGCTTTCTCATTGGCCCATTTTTGAGCCTGATGACGGGCATTTCCCTGACAGTAGCCACCTTGAGCGAGTATCTTTTCTACGCCCTGCCCTACACCCTGCTGATGATCGCCACCTTTAGCTGGGCTACAGAAGGACGGTATTTTTCGATCTGGGGTGAGGTTCATGAAGTCACCTTTGCCTTTCCAGGTATGGTGCAACTGATTAAAATCCTCCGCAATCCCTTTGGCAAAATTGGCAGCATTGTCACTAATAAAGGAACAGTGTCCAATCGCAAATGTTTGAATTTACGCTTTACGTGGCCATTGGTTGTCTTTGTGGTGGCGGTGGGAGTGGGGATCTTTATCCGCTATGGTGGCTACTGGCTCCACATTTGGCCGCCAATGGAGTATGAACGGTCGGGTTTAGAGCTGATGTTGGCTTGGACCATCTATAACGCCTTTATTGCCTTAATTGCTGTTTTATCCGCCATTGATCAGCCTACCCGTCGCCAGAGCGATCGCTTCCCCGTTTGCACTGTGTGTCGCTTTCAACTGGGGAATCAAACCTACTGGGGCTATACCCGGGATCTTTCGGAGACAGGGGCGGCTCTATTACTGACCGCTGGCCGGTTTGTGGAAGACCAAGGCAATCAGGTGGGGACGCTCACTTTTTTAGAGCAGGACTTTAGTGTGACCGCAGCTGTTGTTCGCAGCCGTGCAGAAGACGAGAAATGCTGTATTTACCTGCGGTTTCTTGAGGTCGGTGATGAGGCACAGCGGGGCCTAGTACAACTGCTCTATGGTGGCCTCACATGGTGGCACAAACCGAAAGCCCCCAATGGCCTAGATGCCTTTTGGCCAATGTTGATTCGTCTATTCGACTTTCGATCGCTCTTTAGCCTCTATAGCAATAACTAG